The following is a genomic window from Cygnus olor isolate bCygOlo1 chromosome 26, bCygOlo1.pri.v2, whole genome shotgun sequence.
GCGGCCAAACCCAAAGAATTTCGCTGCTGGCCAGGCTCACAGCAGAGGGGACAGCGCCAGGCAATGCTGAGCTGTGCCCTGAGCAGCCATACAGACAGCACTTcttggggagagaagggaaagaacCCTGGCTTCGAAAATATACTTTGCCTTGGTTCAGTAAATTACTGAGGGGTGAGACAGAAAGGTCGATGAGCACACAGCTGTGTTAGTCATGTAGCTGCTATGCtactgaacaaaatgaaaatgcctACGTAGCTGAAAGAGATAGAAAGGTGAGTGTGCGCTTGTGATATCACGGTGCAATTGATAAATAGGCATGTACTGGTGATAAGATAGGCTTGCTGGTGATAAGATAGGTTGGAATGTGATAGATCTGCATTGGCGATATGATAGATTGTTACATAGTGTTGATCAGACGAGACTACTGATAGTTTATCATGTCCCCTGTTATCACTGCGGGTGTTAAAGTTAGATGTTCAGCTTTTCCCTTGCAAGATGGAGAAAGTTAGAAGAGCTTTAACATTTATGTAAAACCAAGGGAAATAAGGGGGACTGAGAGAAGGAGTAAAGGAGTGGTGAGCAAGAAAAGAGAGGATTTGAGGGAATTAATAGAACAGAATTGTCCACAGAGCACTGAACTCATTCTGTGCTAACTGTAGCCTCTGTCTTTATCTTATCAGTGACTCAGCTCTTGCTCAAACACCCAGTGCCTCTGAGATTCGTCAGTGAACTGCCTGGAAGGTCCTGCAGAGTGTTTCAATATTTGGACCTGCCTGCAGCGGGTGAGGAGAGAGGACAGAGCTGGATGTATCCGTGCTGTGGGTGGGGAAGAAGAGCGACTGTCCCAGGCTGCAGGGTGAGTGTGCTGTGGGACCTGGATCCTACTGAGCCCGCCGGCACTTGTGGTGCCCAGGAGGGATGCAGTGCCTGAAGTCACAGCAGATTCCCCCAGGGACTGTCAGACCCTGTGCAGGCCAAAAGGACGAGTCACAGAGAGAGCTGAGTCACAGAGTCCTCTGAGCACAGGTCCTGCTCGTCTCACTCCCTTTTTCCCCCACAGCAAGTCCTGACACTTTGCGATGCTCTTGGAACAGACAGAGCACACCTGCAGCACATCgaaccttctttttttttccagcaaaacagCCACTTTCTCTGGGAGGAAAACATGACATAGGAGGTAATTTCTTTCCTATCTCTGCCACTAACTCACTGTGCAAACATGACCAAGACTAAGCCACTTTCTCTTCTGATGCCTCTATTTTCCCCTCTGTTGGTAAAGATAAGTTGTCCAGAGTTCTCAAGCATACAGGGCAAACTAATGGGCTTGAGAGAGAAAATGCCTTGATGTGTAAATAGCTGCTGTCACTGGAGGCTGTAGCCTAGACAAGGAGAGGGGAacacttaattttatttttcatcagacCTACGTTCTCTGATGGCTTAAGCAGGCTATATGGAGAGGGTGATTTAGGCCCCATACCTGAATGCTCCCCAGAACAGTTGCGTTCAGAACAAACCCACCTCCCATTAAGGTTTAGATAAGGGCTGTGCCCTGGCCAGGGCTGTAGCTGTTTATTTTACCTCCTGGACAAGGTACACTTGTGAGATGCTGTGTGGCTTTCTGATAGCAGAAGATGGTGAGAGATAAGCTTTTCTCTTCACTGTATCTCAAGGCTCTGATCTTCTGTTTCCTCCACCTCCCCAGCCTTCACAACCCCTCTCTGCTCTTTGCAACTCTGCAGACCACAGTCCCCCCAGTGTGGGTAGTCCACTGCACCCAGGGCAGAGGCAGACCAGTGCAAGTCTCAATAGATGGATAGATGTCCACAGTGGACTCAACTGAGCGCTGTAGTGTCATCAGCTGcaagaaagcagctctgcagtgaagCCAGAGGTGACCGGGTTGGTGTCTCTGCAGGGTTATGGAGAGCATCAATGAGGGAAACCATGGCTTACTGGAGGGGAACTAcgattattttcttttcagtgtgaAGTAGTTGCAAACATTTAAGGCAGTTTAATAGTCTGAGACATAAGGATGGTAAACATAGAATAGTTTATTTATAGGGTGCCCGATTTTCAGGTTTGAGAAGCAAACTGCTCATTTCAGTAGCACAGAGGGACCAGTTAGGATCCAGGAGATGAGCAATGGGTCCTGGGGGTTTAGTTGTATGAGGAGCCTTAACCAACTTGGAGGGTGGTGGCAGTGCAGGGGGGACGTACACCGTGCCCTGCagtgtacatttttttctgggggaCTGGGAGAAATCTGGATCTCCTAGAGCTAATGCAGTTCATCCCTAGTAAGCCAGGTAGGCGTTAAACCCTTGAGGTCCTGGGATACTTTTTTGGAGGTGGGTAGGAAGGAACCACAATACTGTCCTGTACTGTCCTGTGATGGTCAGGCTGGAGATGTACATCATGGCTGGCTGTTTGGAGACACGAGGTGTAGCTGACTGCCCTTGTCTGCTGACAGCATTGCCTCCCAGGATCTTAGTTCTAGAGCTGCTTGAGAAACAAAACCGTTGTTTAAAAGATTAAAGCAGAAGTTTGCAAAGAGCCTTTCCAGGTCCTGTGCAGGAAGTCCAGGGCATGTGTGTtgaggggcagagagggaaacTCAAGGAAGAGCTGCTTTTGATTTGTCCTCTGTCTCTGGACCATTTTCTGTCTTGGTAGCAATACTGTAGTAGTAGGCACGGATtgtgttttccacagaaataaatcctGGACGCTCTTCCCATCTGCaagggcagaaaggaaaaataagagttGGCAGAAAGGACAACAGTGGACTGACCCAGTGGAGAAGATACCAGGCACAGAAGAACCTGGGAGAGAACAGCAGCCTAGCAGTACCAGGCTGTACCAGGAAAGGAGCTGCGACTTTTCTGGGATGGAGAGGGGCAAATGCAGAGAAGCTCTGACATCTTACTGGCAAATGGAACGGAATGATAATAAAGAATTATGTGTATTATTCATCATGGTCTGGGGAATGAGACACCATTCATTTTGTATTGTCCCCGTCCAGACAGTGTGTGCTGCCCTGATGGACCAGCACAGAGAGGAGCAAGAGAAATCCTTACCTGTAGGTCCAGCATTGCTGCATGAGGGTGTACATCTCTGCCGGACAGTCCGTGGGGCAGTCCATGCGCTTCCCTTGCTCTATGAAGCTAATAACCTCCGGGCCTTTCATTTTCTAGGAGAAGATCAAGtgggaaaatgttttcacagaatcacagaattgtaggggttggaagggacctcaagagatcatcgggtccaacccccctgccaaagcaggttccctagaacaggttgcccaggtaggcgtccagacgggccttgaatatctccagaggagactccacaacctccctgggcagcctgttccagtgctccgtcaccctcaccgtgaacAAGTCCTTTCTCATATTGGtgggaacttcctgtgatccattttgtggccattgccccttgtcctttccccacaaaccactgaaaatgttttaatggtTTTGAATCTGGAAACAGGGTCAGCAGAGGCAGTTTAGAGCTGGGCCTGGGGTAGTGCTTTGGGTCCATGCACAGCACACCCCATACACCCATAGTGTCTGTTTTCAGCCCCTGCACCCAGCAGTGGTGTCTCACATTGCCTCAcagcccagggccccatcccaAGCCTGTGCAGAGCAGTGGCTGAGCAACTGACTTTTCAGCTCTGCAAGTGGGTGGAAGGATCAAAGCGAAGGTCTGCTTTGATTCAAATccaaatgaatttgttttgttttgtttcctttcccttaaATGAACACAAAGCTGCAGGATCCAAGCAATCCAATCTGTGCCTTCCATGAAGTGGAAGTGAGCCTGTTGTGTTGCCCCCTGCCTAAGAGAAGTAAAAGCACCCACTCGAGGGAATGGAAATCGAAGTTTCAGTGTGTGTCAGTCAACCAGTTTTAGAGTGGGAGCCCAGATTGTGACTTTGATCCATGATAGGCCCAACTTTGCCTCACCTTGTACGGTTTCTGCCCATAGCTGAAGGCCTCCCACATGGTCACGCCATAGCTCCATACATCACTCTTGCTGGAGAACTTGTGATAGAGGATGCACTCTGGGGCATACCATTTCAAGGGCCACTTTCCTGCTGTCCTGGCCTGTAGCAAAGCAAAGAGGAACATTTGAGAGAgagcctgctctgagcagaacctgaattctgtttttctaaatgtttctaTCAAATGCAATCCCACACCGCTGAAAAAATACCGtctgcatttcttccttccctcctggaGCTTTGCAAAGACTCTTTTAATGTCACAGCAGCGAGGCTGGACAGAATGTGATGTGGTTGTGCAGCAGGGCTCCTGGGAAGAGCTCAGAGCCCCTATCTCTGGGAGTCTTAGCCCCCAGCCTGGAGGCCTCCTGCTAGCTATCTGGATCCTTTGCTGTGCTCACACTTACCTTGTAGTAGCTGTCGTCAGCGCCAAGCGCCTTGGAGAGTCCGAAGTCACTGATCTTGGCATAATGCTGGTTGACCAGCAGGACATTTCTGGCTGCCAGGTCCCTGTGGACaaagtttttttcctccaagtacTTCATCCCCATGGATACTTGATGCATCAGCTCCACAATATTGCTGACTGTAATCTCATCTCTGGGGAGGATGAAAGGACAATGCAGTAATAAAACTGTTGGACAGCAAGGATCTGTCATTACTCTGTACACCACAGTCCCCTCTAAGCTCTCTAGCTGCAGCAGAGAATGAGCATGGACATCTCTGTTCCAGAAGCATCAGTCcctatgttgtggtttagcccggctggcagtcaaacaccacacagccgttcgctcaccctcccccctccctctctgggatgggggagagaaacgggaaagtgaagtctgtgagttgagataaagacagtttattaagacagggaaaagaataacaataataataataataataatagtattaatagtaataatgtgtacgaaataagtgatgcacaatgcaattgctcaccacccgttgaccgatgcccagcccatccccgagcagccggcccccccctccaccccggctagccacccctatatatcgttcagcatgacgtcagatggtatggaatacccctttggccagtttgggtcagctgtcctgggtctgtcccctcccagctcctgctgcatccctagcctgctcgctagcaggacagagagaggctgaaaagtccttggcttggtgtaagcactgctctacaacaattaaaacatcagcatgttatcagcgctcttctcattctaatccaaaacatagcaccctgccagctactaggaggaaaattaactctgtcctaactgaaaccaggacaccctaTGACTTACATGAAAAGGAATCTCTTTCTGCTATTAGCAGCCTCCCTCCACCTACAAAGCCAGGCTTCCCTGGCAGCAGTGAGTTGgatgagaaatgcagagaatCTCAGCCACATTTTATTCAGTACTCACTTCTTGGAAGACAAGAACTTGTTGAGTGGTCCTCCAGAAGCCATCTCCATCACAAGCATTAGGGACTCTGCCTCGCAGACCCCAATCATGCGGACAATGTACGGGTTGTCCAGTTGATGCATGATCTGGGCTTCCGTCATCATTTCATCCCTCACTGTTTTCTCATTGTTGCTCTTCAGCACCTTGATGGCCACATCAATCTGCTTCCTGCACAGGACACGAGAGGAACAAATGTGGATGAATTAAACAGCAGCTGGATTCATGTATCAGCCAGGAATGGAAACTACTCCACATGTGATAATGTTTGGTATCTCAAATGCAGCCTCCATAGCCTGTTTTTGTGGAGCCCTGTACGACATTGTTATCCCAGGCCTGTTAGAAGGCCAAAGAGACAAGGATCACCTCACCCTTGTAAGTGTAGAGTAGTGATTGCCATCTGTAGATCTGAAGTCTCCTCACACACTGAGATGTGCATAATCATTGCCATTTTTCAAGGAGGATCTCAGGCACAAAGTGAGCAAAGGCCATCTTTATGGACACGCAGAGAATCAGAGGTAGAGCCAAGGATCGCACATCTACTCAGTTTCACTCCTTTACTCTGATGTGGACCAAGATGACCTCAGGAGCATGGACATGCTCCTCTGAGCCCGGCAAATGCCTCCAGAAGTGGCAGTCTAATGCATGGGAGCATAAAATGCAGCTTATACTCTCGGGACACTGGTAAAGTCCCAGAAAAGCTACTATTGATCTTCCAGAGCCTCTCTTATACCTCCACCCCATTATCACTCTAGAGTCCATCTAGCTAGAAACAGGATGGCTGGGGACATCTCTGAGCacccccttccctcttcctcgGCATCCTTCAGGGCAGCACTCACTTTCTCATTTTGTAGACTCCTTTCTTGACGCAGCCAAAGTTTCCTGCCCCCAGTTCCACTTCATCAATCATCAGGTGGTCCCTCTTCAGGAAGAGTTTCTTATCCTTCAGTTCCTCAGGGTCACTGTACGGGCTCTCATAGACGCTGGTGTCCATGGGTAGCAAGCGTGACTTTCCTGCATATTCACATGAGATAAACTTGTTTATAGCTATAAGTGATGTACCCTTCCCTGCCCCTCCCTCATTGATCAAGAATGTTTTCTCTACCATCCTGGCATATTCTCCTTCAAGCTCCATCATTTAAGCCTTCCCCCGGGCATCTCCCTTCCTCTCACAGCCCATGGCCTCTCTGAGTTACACTGTCAGACCCAGGATGGAGAGAAGAGTTTGAGCACTCCCACACCACAGGTCCCAGCAGGTCCCAGCCGCATGCTTGGCTGTCCCCCAGTGAAATGTAACTGAATGCACCGAGTATTTAGTAGGCAGTACAGAAGATGGGGAATAGGACAGGGCTTGATTTACTGGTACAGGGTGCGGGCAAACACCTTTGCAATATTCTTGGCTCAGGGCCCAGTAATGAGTGGGTGCCTTTGTAGAAAGGCAGCTTTGCAGCACAGCTCTTTGACCAGAAGGTGATAGAGATGGCAACCCCCCTGGCTGCTGCGGCACCCCCAGGTCCTGTCTCCTCCCGTCACAAGGAGAAGGCTTTCAGAGGTGCTCACCTACAGGCTCTGGCGTGTATCCATCTGCATTGAGAGCCCCAAGGTGtctctggaaaagaaacaggGTGAAGTGCCAAGGGGGCTGTGTGTCCCTCAGCCGCGGGGAGCATGCACGCAGGGCTGCGTTTTGCTCTGTGCCTCCTCTGTTTCCCCCATCCTGAAGTTATAGGTCTTCTGCAGCAGTGGGGGTCATCCCAGGCCAAGCCTCTGTAGCTCTGTAGCTCAGAGTCAGCGAGTAAAGGGAAGCCCAGAGGCAACTCAGCTTGCAGCCAGCTCACCTGCCTGGCTGGCTGTGCCAAAAAGTGACCTCCACGAGCACCCATGGATGCTGCAGCCACTGTTCCAAAAGCAGACAGGGACAAAGCTGTGACTGCTGTATGAAACACACTTGTCCAGCACAGCTTTGAACTCCAGTGCTGCTTGCAGCCAAGTCACCATGGGAGCCCACAGCAGATTGTGAAAGCTCTCTGAGAAGATGGGTAAATTCTCAGACCTTTATTTGGGCCCAGCTGGGCTCGGGGATGGGCTGCTCTCATAGCCCAGACTTGCTGGTTTCAACACAGCTGAGCACTCGCAGTGGTGACTGAGCACAGACATACCCTGAGGCCAGAGACGCAGAAGGAGCACAAAGACCTGGCCAGTGGCCAGAGGCCGGCAGCAAGGCTGGGCGTTCCCAGAATCCGACCATgtcttccctgctcctgcctggcaaggagggcagcagggagagggctcCCCGAGGACATCCCCACATGTTGCAAGGAGCGCAGTGTGAATGGAAACCATTTTCAGCTCTAATGGTAGCTGTGCCCAGCTATTCCTTGTCCCCATCCAAGCTGGAAAGAGGACAACATTGCAGCTGGCCTTAATATATTCCAGTTGTGTTATTGCCTTTTAGAAAAGAGCAGTTTGATCAGCGAGCTTGAAATGCAATTAAGCCCCTGAGGTACCAATAAAACAGACCCTTCCCAAAACTTACGCTCACAGAGGGGTGGGTTGGTGGAACCGGTGCTGCAGAGGCTGTGAATCAAGAGAGAAACTGTTATTTGGAGTCTGTGTGTGCCCCAAGCAGAATCAGAGCATCAGTCCTTGAAGGACTGTGCGGTCCGATCCCTCCCACACAAAGGCCCCTTTCCACTGTGTTAGCCGTAAAGGGTGTGGAAGCATGCCTGGGTAAGGTGGCTGTTCCCAGGCCAGCCCTCATGAGACCTCAGGGGTCCCACAGGCAGGCTCTGAAGTGACGTTTGTGACACTTGGGCCAGGAGAAGTGACCCACAGTTTTGAGTGTTCAGCTCAAGAGACCCACCAGGAGCCAGGCTTCAGGTCATGTTGTTTCCTTGTGCCTAAAAAGCAAGTCATTTTTCAGAAGCCATGCATTTGGCACCCAAAGCCCCTAATTTGTCTGGAGCACAGATTCCCCTGTCTGTTGCTGTGTTTGGGCCACCCTTGGCCAAGCCAGGAGTGTGGCCGCTTTCAGCAGGCAGCACGAAGTGGCCTTGCCCAGCCTGCCACAGGAGCTGAGATTGCACCGTTCCCTCACCATCAGAGCCTGAGCAAGGGGGGTTGGACATGGTAAAGGACACTTGTGATGGCACTGCTCGAAGTGGCCTCAACCGGGGCCAGGGATGGCACTCGCAGACATCAGCTCACCTGGCATGCTGGGGTTGGGGCAGCTTTCCCTCAGGGCGAAAATCAGACCATCCGGTTTGAGTTTCAAATACTCCACCAGCTGAGAAAAGaatcagaggaaaaagagattAATGCAAGCAGAAAATCATCTTTCCTTTTGCAGGCAGCATGTGTGGCTTATGGTAATGATTTCTCTCAGATTTatggcagagagggacctgattatttctttctctcctctcctaaCTATGCACTCAGGGATCTCGTAGAGCCAGCATTTGCATAGCTGGGTATCTGCCAGAGCTGGGAAGAATTTGGGAAGTTAGATAAATACcaaagaaagacaaagggaaaaTCTCTAGCAGTACAGCTGGGCAGGGCATTTTCAGTGTAATGTCATTGTTGCCACAGCCGGAAAGgtttttaagaagtgttttgtttgataAAGCCTAAGAGAAACCTTTGGCTTTTCTGGAGGAACCCCAGCGCTAGCCCTCTGGATCCTGGGCAGTTTTTCCCTGCAGTTCAAGCACTGCAGGGATTGACGCTGGCTGGAGTTGACCACCCGAGCCCCTCGCCACCGGACCACAGGGCGGACTAggttttctcttcccctcccatGTGGCTCAGATTTCATCTGAAACTGGGAGCTTGGCACAGTTCCGTTTCCATTAAAATGCCCCaaagtctttgttttcattcaaattcaGAGTGAAGACAGTCTTGGGAATTtgaaaaattcagcaaaatagTTACCCAGACAGTTACCCATCCCCAGACAGCTTTGCCCAGGAGGAAGCAGCGGTGTTCCTTCCCTGGGGCAGCTCCAAAGGGCCGTGGTGTGCACCCAGACCCAGCCAGGCTCCGGGGGCACGCAgctcccagcagtgccagggctCTGTGCTGGTCGTGGGCTTCAAGCCCTCATCACATCCCCTAAAAACCCTGTCCCCTCCTTGTGAGGACTGCTGGGGCACTGCAGCATCTGAATATATTCTGCAGCTCCTTCGGGGTGATAGGATTTGTCTCCTGGTACATGGACACATGTCTCCTGGTCTCATGGTACATCTTTGGTCATGTCAAGGTTTTGGCAGTTGACTCAACActtctgcccccccccacccccgctcTTTGCATATTAGTCAGCCACTTGGAAAATAAAGTTGCAGTCAGCGCCCAAAGGTTTGCCAGGCCAGGAGGGGGGATGCACAGGAGACACAGCCTGGTATGAGCAATTTCATCAGGgcttgctgcaggcagaggtCCCAGGCACATGCTGTGGCTGAATGTGCGATGTTTGCTGAGGGGGTGCAAACATAATTAATATGACCATCTGTCAGTATCCTGCCTTGAAGCTAGAATTGAAAAGCACTGTTCCTCTTGTTTCTTTGGAGAGGCACCAGGCTGGTGTTAGGCATGGTAACGCCAGTGCTACTTCAGAGCTGCTATGATAACCCAGCCCTAGCTGTACACGATGCCCTAGGAGCCCTAGGAGTCCAGAAAACCCTTCTGGAAGGGGCTACAACCACCCACGTATGGTCTTAAAGTCTTTAAAGCTCCAGGTggcctttcctttctcccaaaGCATGGGCAGCAACAACAAGGGAGAAGTGCCTTCACTTTATTAGGACAGCAGGAGTCACTGTCCCACAGTACGGTACCTGCCAGAGCGTGTCGAACTTGGTCCCCTCGGGGATGGAGTACTTGCCGGACTTGTCCTGGTCTATCCGATAGTGATACACTGTTTTGCCGTAGACAAGGGAGAGAGCGTAGgagccattttcctttttttctctcagcctGGTTGGAAGGAGAACTATTGAAAGCAACTCTAGGTTTTGCCCTGCAAATTACCAtggctgtggtggtggtgggttgCAGGGTGGGTACTTGGTAAGGAGTCCCTGCACCCCCCTCTTAGAATTGCCACCTTCCCTCTGCAGAGGCTGAGGAGAGATCCTTCACCTTCTGTCTTTTGCCCCTCTTTTCCACCCTCTCCAgctaattctttctttcttcaactCATTCAGGAGATAATTAAATTAAGGGCCATCTCACTTCTGCAGAGATGCATGTGTTTTTCTAGCACAGCAAGTGCtttcttctatattttattGGCCATACAGTGCCTCCATTTCAGTGTTGAATGCCTCCATCTACTGAACCCTGTATCTGATATCACCCTGTGCATTACGAAGCGTGCTTCATACAGACATCTAAACATGAGAAATGAGTAAAGCTTATGACTGGCTTTTCATGAGGGCCAGCTACTGCTTCATAAATGACAGGTGTGGGGTGTCAGACCCCACAGATCTGTAACCTCAGTCTGACCATGCCCAGCTAAACCTCCTCTCAGGAACTGCCACATGAAACAGGGTAAGTGGGGAAATGCTAAACGGACCATCTGTCAGGGTTTGCACACTCACAGGAACTTCCCATCAGGTTGTGCCCCAGAGTAGAGCCTCCGTTCAGCTTCATCCCGGCTGATGTTGCCGTGGTACCAGGGCATCCTCTCATGGGCCGTGGTGGCAATGAGCTTCTCCACCTGTGGAGCCTGGCTTATGATGGCCTGTTCAAGTGCATCCCCCTGGAAGAGAGTGAGAAATGagacctcctgctgcactgatgTGTTGCTGCGTGGCTTCAGCACGGCTTAGTTTGCACCCCCTTGGACAGTTGAGGCACGAAACTTGGACAGTCTTGTAACTGGAGTGCCTGTGACATTAATTGTACCTGTAGCACTAGTGGGTTGGattctgttctgctgcagaaTTACTTGCAGAATTACTCAAGATGAGATACTTGCTTATCTAAATTGCTCCCAGCCCTCAAATCCATCTGAAGTCCATTGATTTGCTGGTGAGGGAAGAGAGAAGCTATTGTGTTCACATGGGGGATTTTGACATCAGGCTCGCAGGGTGCCTTCCCGCTTGGCATTCCTGGAAGAGCAGGACCCCTTTCTGGTGCCTCTGCCTTCTTGGCTGCTTCCTGTCCCCAGGCACTACAGCTTATCAAGAGCAGTGCAATCTGGAAATCATGTGGGATACCATAGATGAATTTTACTGGCCCTacactttttataaaaaaatgcaggttttcATTTGCCAGTAGGTGGCAATGTCCTTTGTGTTATCTGCCAGGGTGCACGGTTCAGCTTCATGGAGAAACCCTACAGAAGACCTCATTCTGTCAGGCACCTCTGGTCTAAAATAGACCACATTTAGAGACTTTTCATAGAAAGACTTCCTAGGGAGAATGCCTGAGCTATCTCACTTGGAAGGGATTGAGTAGGCACTATTGAGCTGAcagcagataaaagaaaattaattatgtaGCTGCCAGTGTGACCATTTAGAGAGTTTTGCTTGGTCTGTCtcaattatatatatttctgtgtaCAACCAACTacagaagctatttttaaatttaaataatagaCTAGATGCAGTACCCAGTACCTTAGTCTCATAGGCAAAATCTCCAATGACTTTAAAGAGCAAGGAAAACCTGAGCAAGACTTTGAATCTAGTTTCATCACAGCTTCAACGCAACGTTACGGAGGCACAGACACTTCATGTGCAGAGCCTTGGTCTAACTGCAGCGAGTGTTCCAtgtgctgcagggaagcaaATGGCGCATGGCGAAATGCTTGCGAAGTGGGTGGTGAACCCCAACgccctgcagagcaggtgcAATAGCAACTGTTCAGAGAAATAGCCTGAAGGTTCGGGATGATGTTTAGACATGTTTCTGAAGAAGCAACGGAAAAAGTGAGAGTTAAGACTGCTTTTAGTGCCTGCTgcctctgaggagaaggaccttgCTTCACCACGATGTGATATAAGAGGGGGAAGACAGCAATAGCGGTCAGGGTGGCAAGCGGCGGTAAGCCCCCAGGGAACACCCCTTGCACAGTCCCACACTGCCTTTGGCAATGTCCAGTACCTCTAGTCTCCACGTCTGCCGGACGTACTCGCGCACCATATTGTCCCTCATGCTGTCGAAGACACCAGGCTGGGGCTCCACGCCACTGGGGCGGTTGCAGGGCTTGCGGAGGGTGCAGCAGAGCCCATCAGCATCCTTGGAGTAAAACTCGCAGAGCTCCTCTGGCCCACAGTGCGCTTTGCCCCCCGCAATAGCGTAGGTACCGTTCATCTGGCGCTCGATGGCGTAATGATAAAACTGCAGGTTGCATACCATGGAGAGGACGTACCCCCCCAGACTGCGCAG
Proteins encoded in this region:
- the LOC121059953 gene encoding tyrosine-protein kinase ZAP-70; protein product: MPDAAAHLPFYYGSIARSEAEEYLKLAGMSDGLFLLRQCLRSLGGYVLSMVCNLQFYHYAIERQMNGTYAIAGGKAHCGPEELCEFYSKDADGLCCTLRKPCNRPSGVEPQPGVFDSMRDNMVREYVRQTWRLEGDALEQAIISQAPQVEKLIATTAHERMPWYHGNISRDEAERRLYSGAQPDGKFLLREKKENGSYALSLVYGKTVYHYRIDQDKSGKYSIPEGTKFDTLWQLVEYLKLKPDGLIFALRESCPNPSMPASAAPVPPTHPSVSRHLGALNADGYTPEPVGKSRLLPMDTSVYESPYSDPEELKDKKLFLKRDHLMIDEVELGAGNFGCVKKGVYKMRKKQIDVAIKVLKSNNEKTVRDEMMTEAQIMHQLDNPYIVRMIGVCEAESLMLVMEMASGGPLNKFLSSKKDEITVSNIVELMHQVSMGMKYLEEKNFVHRDLAARNVLLVNQHYAKISDFGLSKALGADDSYYKARTAGKWPLKWYAPECILYHKFSSKSDVWSYGVTMWEAFSYGQKPYKKMKGPEVISFIEQGKRMDCPTDCPAEMYTLMQQCWTYRWEERPGFISVENTIRAYYYSIATKTENGPETEDKSKAALP